The genomic segment ATGTCTTTGTGAAAAGGTTATACCACGGTCAGGGTCCCAACCTCTTGTTTCCTGAATTACCTTTCCCCCGGATTGTAAGGTCTGTATTTGCCTGTCTACTTCATACTCGATTGCTTTGACAACCCCACTAAACGAAGCCACATTCTTTATCTCCGTTTTAACCCCTAATTTATCCGAACCTTTTTCTCGGACACTTACATTCGCTTCTGCACGAAGAGAGCCCTCCTCCATATTACAATCACTTACACCTAAATATTCAAGCAGTTGCTTTAATTCGGTTAAGAAAACAAAAACTTCCTCCAATGACCTTAAATCTGGATAGGTTACAATCTCTAACAAAGGGACTCCACTGCGATTGAAATCCACCCCACTATAACCACCACCCAAATCGTGAGTATTCCTCGCTGTATCTTCTTCCAGATGCGCCCTTAATATCCGTATTCGCTTCTTTTCACCCTTTACTTCTATTTCTAAATATCCTTCCTGACATAACGGCAAATCGTACTGGCTAATCTGATAGTTTTTCGCTAAATCTGGATAAAAATAATTTTTTCGGTCCATTTTTGACCATTTCGCTATAGAACAATTCAAAGCCAGTCCTACCGCAATGGCTTTATTCACAAACTCCTTATTCAAAACAGGCAAAACCCCGGGCATACCCAAACAAACAGGGCATACCTGCGTGTTGGGAGGTGCATGGAAATTTGTACTACAAGAACAAAACGCCTTCGATTGCGTATTAATCTCTACATGAACTTCCATTCCTATCACAGATTCATATTCCATAAACCAATCCTAAAAGATTTCTATGTTATGATACTCAATTTTGTTATCCATGAAAAAACATATCCACATTAGATTTATGTGACCTTTTTATTGACGATAATTTTTCTATTTTTCAATAATTCGCAGAGAGCAGGATATTTTTTCATTACACCTATATCCTTAACTACAATGATGGAAAACCTATTTCTTTTTCCCTGTTCTGCTCGTATAAATAAGCCACTGATAATAAATGTTCTTCATTAAAATGTTTTCCAATAAATTGCAAACCTACTGGCAAACCCTCCTGTGTTAAACC from the Candidatus Hydrogenedens sp. genome contains:
- the gatB gene encoding Asp-tRNA(Asn)/Glu-tRNA(Gln) amidotransferase subunit GatB; its protein translation is MEYESVIGMEVHVEINTQSKAFCSCSTNFHAPPNTQVCPVCLGMPGVLPVLNKEFVNKAIAVGLALNCSIAKWSKMDRKNYFYPDLAKNYQISQYDLPLCQEGYLEIEVKGEKKRIRILRAHLEEDTARNTHDLGGGYSGVDFNRSGVPLLEIVTYPDLRSLEEVFVFLTELKQLLEYLGVSDCNMEEGSLRAEANVSVREKGSDKLGVKTEIKNVASFSGVVKAIEYEVDRQIQTLQSGGKVIQETRGWDPDRGITFSQRHKESAHDYRYFPEPDLVPLAVSDKWVERVRQTMPELPQARRKRFQEEYGLSLYDASVLTSTKVMADYYEETVRLGAEPKQAANWIQVELQAVLAYENATLENSPVTPEHIAQLIALVKDEVISGKIAKEVLRKVFKTGKSPEEIIKEEGLVQITDIEAIRKIVREVIEKNPSQLEQYRSGKDKLFGFFVGQIMRETQGKANPKIVNDILKEELNK